The region TAGTGGTTAGAGTCTTGGGCTGACAGCCATGTTTTCACATCCCTGTTGAGCCATAAACCTCActgggtgcccttgggccagcatagccTATATCTCAAGGTGGCTGTGAAGATAAAAGGGGTTAACCCTTCCTTCAAGCACCCTGGAGAAAGAGTGAGATGTAAATGTGGGAAATATGCAAGTACTATAGATCCCTGGGCAGAGATGCCCCTAGAAATGTGCAGGTCCAGGGCAACACAACCAGTTCTGGGCTCCCTATTAGAGCCAGATATTGGTCATGGAAGGCTGCCTCAGTTGCCCTGCACAAGGTACAGCTCTGTCCCTGGGTATGTGGAGCAGGGCGTTCTCTGGTGGTGCTTGAATGTAAAATGTGCTTTATAAAGAAGCCCACTAGATGTTAGTGTGAACTTCAGAAACAAATTCTGCCAGGAACTTGCGGAGAACAAATGACATAAGGCCCTCAGTTTTATAAGAATCGTCTTTTCCAATCAGATCAAAGGTCTGCATTGTCCAGAGTGTACCCAACAATGCTAAATAAAATGACTTTGGGAAAAATTCACACTCGGGGTGTGATGGGGACAACCCACCTGAGATTTGAGCCCGACATCTGGTACTTGTGGGCATGGTGCTTCAGAACATGGAAATTTTACTGTGATAGTCTGGCTGCTACTCACTGATAGGGTTGGTATGGAATCTGCCACCACCAAATGTTAATTATGTTGTGCTGGAAGTGCTTTGTGGCTTGTTCTGTACAAATGATGATCAGTTTCATCTGATGACCCTTAGGGTTTACTTTCCTTTCATTCTTGAtcttctggagcagtggttctcacacatttagcaccaggacccactttttagaatgagaatctgtcagatcccaccagtagtgatgtcatgactagaagtgacatcatcaagcaggaaaatttttaacaatcctaggctgcaatcctacccacacttacccaggtgtaagtcccattgactatcgttgttaaaagaatatacatagtagcttgttaaaaggacaggtctgtaacatttccccaaatgcagtcgcgtaccatggtagtatcaaatctaatcttaaaaatattgaaatgaatggggacccacctgaaattggctcgctacccacctagtgggtcccagagaaacactgtttgagaaacactgttctagagctcTTATTTCCCTCCACAGAAGCTAAGATAACTTTTTTCCCTCCCTCTAACTCAAAAGTACCAAACAGCTTAGCAGGAAAGTTGCTTGTTCTACTACTTCTATGAAGTTGCCTTGcattgagtcagaccactggtccccCTTGCTCACTATAGTCTCCATTGACtgccagcagttctccagggttcctGGTAGgggccttttccagccctacccgagaccttctgcaggcaaagtggGTGCCATACCTGAGGCAGGGCCTTGCACAGCGGCCCTTCTCAGTACTTTCTTCAGATCTGTGATATCCTCTTGCAAATCAGATTACCATAATTTGTATTTGGTATTCTCAGTGTGAACACGCTATAGATGGGTTGGGAAGAAGACAGATCATAGACCGTCTGGCATCTGCTGGGACTGGGATTCTTGTGATGATGACAAAAATCTAGACTAAGATCTTGGCCTGACTCAGCAAGAcattgcccaaaccccggcccaggggccacttgcggccctcgggggctcccaatcaggcccgcagggagcacccagtctccaatgaacctctggccctccagagacttgctggagcccttgctggcctgatgcaactgctctcaatgtgaggacgactgttcgacctttcacctgagctatgggatgagggctccctcttctacttgctgtttcatgtctgtgatgcagcagtgacagtgaaggaaaggctggccttgctttgtgcaaggccttttataggccttaagctactgcaataccttcattcattcatatgttccatctcaaatatgtAAGTttgttcaaatttttaatgtaaatttattctttttttccccggcccccgacacagtgtcagagagatgatgtggccctcttgccaaagtgtttggacacccctgagctaatgTAACACAGACTGGTTTGGAATTGAATTGAATATGTGTAGCACCATCAATCTGCAGGACAGATCTGTGCCCAGAAGCACTAAATATTTGATGCAGGGAAGGCAACAAGGTGGGGAGATAGAAGCAggaagaatatacatattagaaAATGCCGAGcaatcctttcccccccccccttcctgctgtgCTTCTAACTTTGTCTTCTCTTGCCTCCCTGGTCTTTCTCCAGATGGGAGCCTGAGTGAGGAAATTCCTGGACAGacagctcctcctccccccagccaccAGTATGCCAAGTCCCTGCCTGTCTCAGTGCCCATCTGGGGCTTTAAGGAGCAAAGACAAGAGATGCGCTCCTCTGATGAGGAGAACAGCAAGGTGAGTGGGAGCTGAGGGTGTTGTTTGTGGGGAGTGATAACCCTTCAAGAAGAAGAATCCTCTCCAAAGCTCTTCACCTTCTGCTCAATTAGAAAGGCATCTGCAATCCCTGTGAATCTAGCAGGGCAAATTCTAAGAGAATTCTAATTCTAAGAGGCTGTGAATATTCTGTGATTTTACCCTGCAAGTGGAAACATGAACATTTGCCTGTATTTTTCTACATTCAAGGAACTTCAGCTTTAAAGAAAAGAAGTTTCTAGTTCTTATGGTTATAGATATAAACTTGAACAGGAGCCTGGTGGGGATAAAAACCAGAAAGCAGCAAAGTTTTAGGTGCAGTGCCTCGTGTAGCTCTCATCCTTTTCTTCATGACTCGAATGGCTCAAGATATATGCAGAATTAGCTGCTTTAGTGCAGAATTTTTACGTAGTATTGGGTACAAACTGCTGTAGAAATGATAATGTCTGGGGATTggtggagaaggagagagaagctTGGTGAGGAAAGGGTGGGATTTTTGGAAACAGAATCCCCAGGAGAAGTTGGTGCAACTTGCAGCCAGCAGAAGTATTGGTGGGGATGGGGTGCAAGTGAAAAAGTGTTGctacttcctcttttttttttaattcctcatGGCAGCATTCATCCCCTGACCTAGAGAAGATCGCTGCCAGTATGCGGGCCTTAGTTCTGCGGGTTTCGGATGGCACAGAGATGTTTGGGGACCTGCCTCGGCCACGCCTCAACACAAGTGACTTCCAGAAGCTAAAGCGGAAATACTAATGAATCTGGCAGTCTCTCTCTtggcttccttctccttcctcctgctccaaGTTGGTTCCCTTCTCTGcctgactcttccccccccccccggtcagtgGACAGGGTCAGAAGCTCCCTCAAGCCATACACCTCAAGACTTTTCTTTCCCTGCTCCAAGCTCCCATAAGCTTTAAATTAAAGTGATCACCTCAATCATACACTACACTTGGAATGGGGAAGTCTACACCCTGTCATTCTCTCCATCCCTAGAAATCCTGACTCcccatttttccttccagtttgtGAATTAAAAGGTACAGTAGCCCTTCTCAGGTGGAATGTCTCCacacagagaaggggaaagaaCACTACAGAGGTGTACTGACAGATTTACACTACCAAACTACCACCACCCCCATCTACCCCAGCCCTGACTGCTGAGGGTTCTCTTAAAGTCAGaatttctctcttctcccccaaaATAAGTGTCTTAAGAAAGATCCTTTGCACATAAGCTGGGTTTGTCTACACTTTTGAGCCAAGTGTCCCTTTTGGAAGGGTTGGGGTCTTTTCATCtcgctcttccccccccccttcccatgcaTAGCTCTCACAATTTCCAGGAGTGGTATTTCAGGGTCCTTTTTTATTGGGAAGGGTGGTGCAATTGTGGGGCTACCCCCAGGCAGATGGGATGTAAACGGGGCTCTAGGAGTCGCATACAACCCTCtgtttctcccaccccaccctgacCCCCAGCATACTTTTGTATCAGATTCTCAGGGGCCCTTTGTGGCCCTGGCCCTCTATTTTTGTCCAAAGAAGATTGGTGAATTGGAAGGGAGAGGATGTATTTTGTTTCTCCTTCCTGCCAACCTAccagccaattaaaaaaaaaaaaatcttttaccAACTTCTTTGTATTGTCTGATTTGATGGGAAATGGTTTAGAACAGTGTTGGGCAACCTAGGCCAATGAAGCAGGAAAAAAGTTCTTTAAATGGAGCTTTGAGTTGCACTCTTTGCAATATGGCAGGGCAGATTGCTGGCTGGAAGGTGACTTCTTTATGACAGCTATGACAACTTCTCTGTGACCTTATTCTAATCTAGACACCTGGGCTGGGAAAGTGCCTCTCTCCTGCTCCCTTCCAGTGCCATTTCTTTCCTAATGAAGTAAAGAGGTTATTTTGTCCATAATTTTGCAGTTATTTCCAAGGTGAGTAGCATGAAAATATCTAGCAATTTATAGATAAATCTAAAAAGGATTTACAGAATACGTAAAAAGGATTctgccatcccaccccctccccgttGTTTTCTACAAAATGCTCAGGGGGGTCAATTCTTAAAGACAAACTAACCCTACCCTAAATGCTAATATATACCCAGTATGAATAGAATAGAATGAATAGGTATTACTTGGTTTTTATTGATGCTTGGTATAGTTCAGTTATATACAAAAGCAGCAGAGTTGAAGAGAGAGGGAGCGAGGAATGGAGCATaatataaaatggggggggggggaatgcagagaAGAATTTTAAAGCCCAAGTGGGGTTTGAACAGCAATGTAGATAGCAAAAAAACAAAGAGTGAAGATGAGGTCTTACATGGGGAAGGGGTTGTTCTTCCAGGATTAAAATAGCTCTCCTAGCATGAGTCCTGCTTTGGCGGAACCCTTAAACAAAAGGGAGAGGCAGGGTGGAGCCAGAAATGCCCATATTTGAAAGATCAAGGAATGTGGAAGCTCCGATGAGCTCAGTGGTAGTATTTCTCAGCCCGCCGGACCTGACAGTACATCAGCATGGAGAACACAATGCCCAAGACCTGGGGAGAAGAGACAGATTAGGAAATGAGTATATGAGTTCCAGCCCAGTTTGTCACTTCCTGAAGTTGCCTTTGGCCAGTTCATTGAGGCCAATATTGTGTACATGGACTGGCAGCACCCCTTAAGGGCTCCAGATGGGCCTTTCCAGTCCTCCTGGAGATAAAACTTATGCCTGCAATCACTTTTCACTTCTCCCCCTACCTGAAAAGCAGGAATAGTCAGTAGGCCCTAGTTCAATATTGTAGTAAACCACTTGCTCAGCACACGCCTTCCTCCTCACCTATTGCCTGGCTGAAGACAGAATATGAGTTTTCCACAAATCTTGCTTGCTGCTGTCATTGGAGAGCAACTGatgtctcgggggggggggcataaccACAGTCATACAAATAGGTCCAGTTGGTTTAGCATTCAACTCTGCGCCCTGGAGAAATTTTGAAGGCAGGTCTGTTCCCAACATTGAGATGCCTCACCATGGCTGTGCGTATACCATGATAATGTGTGATGCCATTGTGCCAATGTAGGTGCTAATATTTGGTGCAGAATTCAGCATCCTAAGAATTGTGCCTTTCCTAGACATTAGGAAACAGCTAGTGTCTAGTCCCTAAGGTTGTCCTAAAGATCTGCATGAAAGCATATGGACAATTCTTAGTGAAGTTAGCTGAGCAAGATGTGGCAATGGCTGGGGCAGAACTTAAGGGTCGTGCATACTTCAATAAGATGTAATTTGCATGCAGTCTGTTCTCTATGTGATCTTTTCCCCATCTTACAACTCCTAGAAGCAAAATATATAAGGATATGCAAATGTGGCTGAATTTGCTTCATCCAGACAGGGTTAAGAATTGACATTTCCAGATTGGTCTCTTCTCATATGGTActctaacccctcccccccacacacacacactccttcttTTTTGAGTTCAGGAAAGAGAACATAAATAGTAGTGGTGGCTGGCCAGCCATCAGGTAAGGATGGGGGTGGCATTTGGCACACTAGCTCAGACACTGAGAAATCTTGAGCCAGCTCTGGGAGTTTCTCGGTGCCCTCAGTCCTACCCCCAGCTACGATACCATTTTGCTCTTCCTACAGGCAATCCATATACCTTATTGCACCCACTGTGGTAGGTGGGTAGCGCATGTATGGCAATGGAGAAGCCTTGGAAATTGCCCAGATGATGTGGCCTGCCATGGCCGCTCCTTCAGACTCACCTGTACAACGATAATGCATGCAGCGAAGATGCCCATTGCAGAGATGTTCTCCCCTAGCCAGCGTTTCACCTTCTCGTAACAGGGCTGCAAGGAATGAAATACAAAAGACATGCGATCTTCTGAAAGCACTGAGAAGAaggaagcttgggggggggaagggagcatcTGTCTGTGAAGCAGCCATCATTCTAACCACTCAGGGTCAAACCACACATTACCTGAAGCCTGTGCTATGCAGTTGCGCATGCCTGATTTTCTTCACAATTAGCTGCGATGAGGGGGCCCAAGACTGGATTTCCCCCATTGTGGTCCCAAGCTGAATTAGCCTCCTCACAGATGTTGCTTGACTAGGAAGTAACACTTCCATTTGTGCCTGTGAGAGCTTTCCTGTCTGGTGAAATGGCGATCgacagggcaggaggtgtgaaTCGGGGATTGGATAGGTACATGGATCAGGGTACATGGATCAGAGACTGTAGTAGGGCAGAAATTTGATATCCGTTGGATGTTGTTTTATAAAGAGACAACACGCTCACAGCTTGCACTTGCATCAAGTGACAATTCAGGCTTGTTAAAGTGGTATATATAAACAATATAGGTTGGGTGACTATGCAGCCAGAGAAGAACAGAGAAAGAAGATAGCAGAAGTGGGCCCCATAGCGCAGTTAAAAGTGAGTTCTGGGGTTGAAAATAGTGAAGGCAACTGCACTGGAGGGGATTAGTGAGTGCAGAATTTGCACTCACCCATTTCTGGGTGAAGCCTTTAAGCAGGCAATGACTATTACTGGTCTTCTCAGAGAGGACCTTCCTGCAGGAAGGgatgctccagagcaggggtgcccaaaccccggccctggggccacttgcggcccttgaagcctctcaatgcggccctcagagagcccccagtctccaatgagcctctggccctccagagatttgttggagcccacagtggcccaatacaactgctctcagcatgagggcaactgtttgacctcttgcgtgagctgtggaatgagggctccctccactgcttgctgtttcatgtctgtgatgcagtagcggcagcaaaggacaggccagccttgctttgtgcaaggccttttataggtcttgagatattgcaagaccttcattcattcatagaagttcatctttaatatattcatttatgtaaacttatgtaaatttattcaaattttaaatgtaaattaattctttttttattcctggctcccaacacagtgtcagagagctgatgtggccctcctgccaaaaactttggacatccctgctccagAGTGAGGCTAGTTTGGATGCCAACCTGTGATGGTGTCTCACCTCCTTCCACCAGGTGGCGCTGTCGGCTTGGCAGGTGCTGCTTCGCTCCAAGCAACAGGACTCAGGCACCCATGTGCCGTTATGCACCTCAAACCAGTCTGTGTAGTTCTGTACTCCACAACAGCGGAACTGCAAAGCAAAGAGTCTGTATATGACACACTGGGGAGGCGCTAGAAAAACAGTGTGCAAATTCTTGCTGTCAGAGGAAAATCTTTCAATGATTCCTATTCCACTTGCAGAGTTTGCTTTTCACAGGGTCGGAGGATGTTTAAACAGTAACACTCACCTCATTCTGCACATGGTCCCACGCACTGGTTAACCTCGTGTTGCCCTCAGTCTTGTACAGCTTAAGCCCTTcctttaggttggattgggcatATCTGTCAAACTGGAGCAAAGGCATGCAATGACTtatctttgaggggaaaaaagtaaactaagtttctagttctcatggtGGCAAATAAAACCTGCTGGGAACCACTATGGTGGCAATCTTTTTCTAGAGTTTTAGAAACCAGAAGAGTGTTGGGAAAAGCTTCAGATGGTCAAAGCTGGGGGTGCGGCCTGTCCTACTCAGCACCCCGCTACAACAGTTCCTAACTGGATTTTCATTTCAAACTTCCTTTCTTCTGTCTTGCCTCCCATTCCCATGATTTCCAAACCTCCTTGAATCTTCCAAAATCCACCCAGAAATAATTCCACCAACACAAGAAAACAGATCACTTgaataatttcatgcataattaCTCCATGCATCTAATCACCTTGAAAATGTGGTGTAATTCAGCTTCTCCAGTTGCAAATACAGATGCTTGGATTTTTAGTGACAGACttctaagcctgcaatcctatgcgcactttcctgggggtaaggcccattggactcagtgagtccaatgcataggattgctgtgtGTGGCCTGACATGGGAAAGCAAGGAAGATTCAAGCTGAGAATCcctggagttgttttttttttctttcctcaaaAGCATTATAGTACTGTATATATTCTAGGAGTGAATATGCAGGGGGGATGGCTTTAGTGTGGAAACATTTGTGTATGACCCTTCAGTCTATAAAAAATGACTCTCAGGCATACCATACATTATCATGTAAAGAGTGACAAGATGTTTATTTTAAGACATTTCAGAGctgcttttccatttaaaaatgagCACACAAAGCGGTAAACAGTAGTCAGCTAGCATGTGGAAACAACTAAAGTGAGCTACAAAGAAGACTGGATAGCCCAAAAAAGTTTGTTTCGGTggtgagttagggcccaatcctatccaactttccagctccactgTAGCCGCAGAGCAacttcatggtaagggaacacattttcccatgccttgagaaggccccagtgactgcccctccaccacaggtggcagcacacaccccacactggcacaactgcaccagcactggaaaattggataggactgggcacttaaTTATGTACACTACAACACTTCAAAAAAAACTTGATTTGCATGGGTACATGGCTTGGGCTGTAGCTTTATTGCTCACTAAGGTGTGGAAATAATTAATTAGATCTTTTTGACTGAGTCATTCGTCATTCCAGGACAGGTTTTAGTCTGAAtcatttttctcttttgcattGTGCCCAGTGAGCTAGAAACACACGTTTTGAAAATGTAGACGTTACAGATGGCTGCCAGCATTATATACAGACCCACACCTACTTTACTCCAGGAAGCTTGAGGTATAATCAATCTGGATTGTAGAAGAAAAGAAGGTGAGAGTTCTTACCTTGTCCCTGCAGGTAACAAAGACCAGCAAACCAACCAGCTCCAACAGGAAGAGGGTGGAAAGAACCAGGAAGAACTAGAGAGAAACAGTGGGATCAAAAATCATTCCAGGCAGAGGTTAATCAACAAGGCTTTGTGTTTACTTACAGATGTGCAAATTTCTAAAACAAGTGTGCCCCCACTCCTTACCAGACACCTGCCTCTCTGCTCCTGACCTGATTGCACTTGCAGCAATAGAACCAGATAGTTAGAAACAGCCTAAAGACTGTTCATTCAATTGTTTCAATCTCAACTGCAATCAGAAgaatctctcccccaccctcatcCCAGTATCCTACGGATCAACTGCGTAACAGAAAGGCCCATGGAGAGCAAATGTGTCTACATCACTCAAGCAAGCCAAGTCAGAGTTGAAAACTATCAGAGAagttaaagcaaaaataaaaacactgaGCAAACATATGGGGTTCACCGCACCTCCCCTGCCAAGATCACTCCCTACCGTCAGTAGCAGGCAGCGATGTTCTGTGGCTGCTCCCAAGCATCCAAGGAAGCCCACAACCATGATGATGGCTCCAGTTGCCATGAATAGCCCTGCTGCTGATAGCGATGGAAAGGAGAACGACAAGGTAGCAAATCGGCCCTGGGTGACGGCCAGCCACACTCCCACGCCGAGCACTCCACAGCCACCCAGCTAGGGGGAGAGGTACAGGAGAAGGCAAATTCACATAACCGAGGAGTGGGAAAGTTCAACACCTCATTTTTCGCTTGCCTCAGGACATAACTGTGGGATAGATCATCCGCTTAACCCCCTTGCCATCTATGAGGTCTCCGTGGCTGCCCCCACCACACCACCAAAGCTTCTCTTCATTCGTTTTCTGTGAACACTATGAGGCTCCTCCTTTCCCTCAGCCTGGTCCAAGGTTTTTCTGCCAACAAAACTGACCTCTCATTTTCCTCCCAGAGACTGGACTGCTTGACAACATTCTGTAGCCGAAGCTTCTCCTCCTCAACAGCAGTTAGAATGTTCACAACATCCCATGGCATCACAGCAGTTCAGCCAATAGGAAGGGGGACTCATAGGCAATGGGCAGGCAACTGTCAACGTTTAGCTTCTTAGACAGCGTTGTAACATGCAAATACAGCCTCTAccttaggggtgtcaaacataagacccgcgGGCCGAATGCAACCctcggaagcaatttatctgacccgcattataattgggctctcccagcttgataattgggctcactcatatcctgaaaatatgaacaagatttgcacatttttctcttctgtcatttgcagctaatgagtttctatatgagaacaaagtgcttacttttgTCCATCATCTATTTAATGATGACacttgctgcttaatgatgtcacttccggccctcagcaggcaccatgactactagctttggccctctgtacgaaagaagtttgacatccctgacctaCTATGTCATTGATTCTTGTGACTGCTCAGTGAgattggttgtttttttaaataaatgtttctcTTTT is a window of Tiliqua scincoides isolate rTilSci1 chromosome 5, rTilSci1.hap2, whole genome shotgun sequence DNA encoding:
- the LOC136651005 gene encoding tetraspanin-4-like, with the protein product MGVSRGCLLCVKVKMFVFNLIFWLGGCGVLGVGVWLAVTQGRFATLSFSFPSLSAAGLFMATGAIIMVVGFLGCLGAATEHRCLLLTFFLVLSTLFLLELVGLLVFVTCRDKFDRYAQSNLKEGLKLYKTEGNTRLTSAWDHVQNEFRCCGVQNYTDWFEVHNGTWVPESCCLERSSTCQADSATWWKEPCYEKVKRWLGENISAMGIFAACIIVVQVLGIVFSMLMYCQVRRAEKYYH